A section of the Dermacoccus nishinomiyaensis genome encodes:
- a CDS encoding lipid II:glycine glycyltransferase FemX has product MFSLESPLQTDAWAKVQRKLGKPTSTLQGDGWSALCVEEKRAVGSYLYVPYGPICRDAGALDDALRAIHAHARRRRAWWVRVEPRSSEREALWSDLPLWRDVLEADRFHPALHDHQPKHTRLIDLTAGPDAILAAATGSIRTIHRNHAKKGLEVRTSRNPDDVTILAAFLSQAAGHKHIVARSASYLHAVASAMMPVDAATLYSTWKDGAPLCATLVYDSPTQRLFAHAAMPVEHRKLRPNQPLITRALLDAHDAGIRTADLFGLAPPDEPNHAWAGFSAFKRSFGGEDVTHLGTWERDIVPGARRALEAREHLAERRQTQRARGPEATADSSAPVASTVATTASAENSSVPH; this is encoded by the coding sequence ATGTTCTCGCTCGAATCGCCACTGCAGACCGACGCGTGGGCCAAGGTCCAACGTAAGCTCGGCAAGCCGACGTCGACACTGCAGGGTGACGGGTGGTCGGCACTGTGCGTCGAGGAGAAGCGCGCGGTCGGCTCCTACCTGTACGTGCCGTACGGGCCGATCTGCCGTGACGCGGGCGCACTCGACGACGCCTTGCGCGCCATCCACGCCCATGCTCGTCGACGGCGAGCCTGGTGGGTTCGCGTCGAGCCGCGCAGCAGCGAACGCGAGGCCCTCTGGTCGGACCTGCCGCTGTGGCGGGACGTGCTCGAGGCCGACAGATTCCACCCGGCGCTGCACGATCACCAACCGAAGCACACTCGCCTCATCGACCTGACTGCGGGCCCGGACGCCATCCTCGCTGCGGCGACGGGCAGCATCCGCACGATTCACCGCAACCACGCGAAGAAGGGCCTGGAGGTGCGGACGAGCCGCAACCCGGACGACGTCACCATCCTCGCCGCGTTCCTGTCGCAGGCTGCGGGGCACAAGCACATCGTCGCCCGCTCGGCCAGCTACCTGCATGCGGTGGCTTCCGCGATGATGCCGGTGGACGCGGCGACCCTCTACTCGACGTGGAAGGACGGCGCCCCGCTGTGCGCCACCCTCGTCTACGACAGCCCCACCCAGCGGCTCTTCGCCCACGCCGCGATGCCCGTGGAGCATCGAAAACTGCGTCCGAACCAGCCCCTCATCACGCGCGCGCTGCTCGACGCCCACGACGCAGGCATTCGGACCGCTGACCTGTTCGGCCTCGCACCACCGGACGAGCCGAACCATGCCTGGGCGGGATTCAGCGCCTTCAAGCGTTCCTTCGGTGGCGAGGACGTCACCCACCTCGGCACCTGGGAACGCGACATCGTGCCCGGAGCGCGACGTGCCCTCGAAGCCCGCGAGCATCTCGCGGAACGTCGTCAGACGCAGCGGGCTCGAGGCCCGGAGGCCACCGCGGACTCGTCGGCGCCCGTGGCGAGCACCGTGGCGACGACGGCGTCAGCGGAGAACAGCTCGGTGCCGCACTGA
- a CDS encoding GNAT family N-acetyltransferase, which produces MLPAELPNLGDGRVTLRAFVNDDEDLVRSVARDPLIPLLTTVPASGSHDDALSYIARQHERLRTGAGYSFAITDQHDQCIGNIGLWLSSIHQGRASTGYWLAPAFRGRGYAKRALSILSGWAETLEDVARLELYVEPWNEASWRCAEACGFEREGLLRSWQQVGDSRKDMFMYSRIRVDESAQAEASRGAAAATSRSRPVRALRLGGDASPRGTNVDGIRRWGRRSQDGPGAPCTTAIFVHIRDSRTGLRILSTFGHTARLNAATPGTTT; this is translated from the coding sequence ATGCTCCCCGCCGAACTGCCGAACCTGGGGGACGGACGTGTCACGCTTCGCGCTTTCGTGAACGATGACGAGGATCTGGTTCGCAGCGTTGCCCGCGACCCGCTGATTCCCCTCCTCACGACCGTCCCCGCGAGCGGTTCCCATGACGACGCGCTGAGTTACATAGCGCGTCAGCACGAGCGACTACGGACCGGCGCCGGGTACTCCTTCGCCATCACCGACCAGCACGATCAGTGCATCGGCAACATCGGCCTGTGGCTCAGCTCCATCCACCAGGGGCGTGCCTCGACGGGGTACTGGCTGGCGCCGGCGTTCCGGGGACGCGGCTATGCGAAGCGCGCACTCAGCATCCTGAGCGGTTGGGCCGAGACGCTCGAAGATGTGGCCCGCCTCGAGCTCTACGTCGAGCCGTGGAATGAGGCGTCATGGCGTTGCGCCGAGGCCTGTGGTTTCGAACGCGAAGGACTGCTGCGTTCCTGGCAGCAGGTGGGCGATTCGCGCAAGGACATGTTCATGTACAGCCGCATCCGCGTCGATGAAAGCGCCCAGGCTGAGGCCTCCCGCGGAGCGGCGGCGGCGACGTCGCGTAGTCGGCCCGTCCGCGCTCTTCGTCTCGGTGGCGATGCGTCACCCCGCGGTACGAATGTGGACGGGATTCGCAGATGGGGACGTAGATCGCAGGATGGCCCCGGCGCGCCGTGTACAACTGCGATTTTCGTCCACATTCGCGATTCTCGGACAGGCCTGCGAATCCTGTCCACATTCGGGCACACCGCAAGGCTCAATGCGGCGACGCCAGGGACAACGACGTAG
- a CDS encoding glycosyltransferase family 2 protein: MTDMGSGRTLPVAAVTPVRGRLEHLVNQRRFLDEVAPDVRHVIVAVDMPDLGDDLRAAGVMGESVSIVPLDDHPLGMPTARARNVGATAALGDGAELIVFLDVDCVPLPGFVDASRDAQRQLDARGERAVLNGIVTYLGEDDRLDGEFPAAARRFVAPHAARPAPSSGAVEVDDDHRLLWSLAFALDADAWRACGGFDERYVGYGAEDTDFGMRARDAGLRMAWVGGAHALHQWHPSANPPRHHVVDIVRNANLYRERWGTWPMEGWLQAFADEGLVEWTPTSLSLASPH; encoded by the coding sequence ATGACCGACATGGGGTCGGGCCGGACGCTGCCCGTCGCCGCCGTCACTCCGGTGCGGGGGCGTCTGGAGCACCTCGTCAATCAGCGACGGTTCCTCGACGAGGTGGCGCCCGACGTGCGACACGTCATCGTCGCCGTCGACATGCCTGATCTGGGTGACGACCTGCGCGCGGCGGGCGTCATGGGTGAGAGCGTCAGCATCGTGCCCCTCGACGATCACCCGCTGGGCATGCCGACCGCGCGGGCCCGCAACGTCGGCGCGACGGCGGCACTCGGTGATGGCGCGGAACTCATCGTCTTCCTCGATGTCGACTGCGTCCCCCTGCCCGGTTTCGTCGATGCGTCGCGTGACGCGCAGCGTCAGCTCGATGCTCGCGGCGAGCGTGCGGTGCTCAACGGCATCGTCACGTATCTGGGGGAGGACGATCGTCTCGACGGTGAATTCCCGGCGGCTGCAAGACGTTTCGTCGCTCCGCATGCTGCGCGCCCCGCGCCGTCGTCGGGTGCGGTCGAGGTCGACGACGACCATCGTCTCCTGTGGTCGCTCGCGTTTGCTCTCGATGCCGACGCCTGGCGCGCGTGCGGCGGTTTCGACGAGCGGTACGTCGGGTACGGCGCGGAGGACACCGACTTCGGCATGCGGGCCCGTGACGCGGGCCTGCGGATGGCGTGGGTCGGCGGCGCGCACGCGTTGCATCAGTGGCATCCGAGCGCGAACCCGCCGCGCCATCACGTCGTCGACATCGTGCGCAACGCGAACCTCTACCGCGAGCGGTGGGGCACCTGGCCGATGGAGGGCTGGTTGCAGGCGTTCGCCGACGAAGGCCTCGTCGAGTGGACCCCTACGTCGTTGTCCCTGGCGTCGCCGCATTGA
- a CDS encoding glycosyltransferase: protein MRIGYYVHHHGRGHATRAGVIGAELTRRGHVITYLGSGALPDGDQVALASDADEADAPFVDPDAGGRLHWAPLGGGYAERSAQIAAWVTQARPDVVVVDVSVEVTALVRLLGVPVVVVAQPGRRDDAPHALAFDLAAAVLAPWPARLDVAPHLERHRDKTVEVGGLSRFAGHAAGPNTAGGGSSACPSPNSSESVASGPRAAGSRDAGGCGVAADVSQSTAPGAGSGGAAIDAVGGPSLGARRGASSDALAGSDSDGAAVNVPEGLSVGTPRGAFSDATSRGAQEIPRLRGVLLVGGEGWDDAELPGAVERAVPQVHWRTPDADHPVEVLLATADVVVTHAGQNALADVAAFGVPAVVVPQERPFDEQADMARALDDAGIARRLTLGATADEVAAGIRELLAGDDERSTGRAWARWCVHGAVDRAAGVIEATARGGVADLAAGTDPDDLEGAVRGSRHGIDDVARAGVAERGVREAGGAARGVVEGGSGWPAATGAEALALGDGTLP from the coding sequence ATGCGCATCGGTTATTACGTGCACCATCACGGGCGGGGGCACGCGACGCGGGCGGGCGTCATCGGTGCCGAACTGACGCGGCGCGGGCACGTCATCACCTATCTCGGCAGCGGCGCACTGCCCGACGGGGATCAGGTCGCGCTCGCGTCGGATGCCGATGAAGCGGATGCACCGTTCGTCGACCCCGATGCGGGTGGGCGTCTGCACTGGGCTCCGCTCGGCGGTGGCTACGCCGAGCGTTCGGCGCAGATCGCGGCGTGGGTGACGCAGGCGCGCCCGGACGTCGTCGTCGTCGACGTCTCCGTCGAGGTGACCGCTCTCGTGCGGCTGCTCGGCGTCCCCGTCGTCGTCGTGGCTCAGCCCGGGCGACGCGACGACGCACCGCATGCGCTGGCGTTCGACCTGGCGGCGGCTGTGCTGGCGCCCTGGCCGGCGCGGCTCGACGTCGCGCCGCACCTCGAACGCCATCGCGACAAGACGGTCGAAGTCGGTGGCCTGTCGCGCTTCGCGGGTCATGCTGCGGGGCCGAACACTGCGGGCGGTGGTTCGTCGGCATGTCCCTCCCCGAACTCCTCGGAAAGTGTTGCGTCAGGCCCGCGGGCGGCCGGTTCCCGCGATGCCGGCGGCTGCGGCGTCGCGGCGGACGTCTCGCAGAGCACTGCACCGGGCGCCGGATCCGGCGGTGCAGCAATAGACGCTGTGGGAGGCCCTTCGCTGGGCGCACGGCGAGGGGCCTCGTCAGATGCCTTGGCGGGCAGCGATTCTGACGGTGCCGCGGTGAACGTTCCGGAGGGCCTTTCGGTGGGCACGCCGAGAGGGGCCTTCTCGGACGCGACATCGCGGGGCGCCCAAGAGATACCAAGGTTGCGTGGTGTGCTCCTCGTCGGCGGCGAGGGCTGGGACGACGCTGAGCTTCCGGGCGCCGTCGAACGCGCTGTGCCGCAGGTCCATTGGCGGACGCCCGACGCCGACCACCCCGTCGAGGTTCTGCTCGCGACGGCTGACGTCGTCGTCACCCACGCGGGGCAGAATGCTCTTGCGGACGTCGCTGCCTTCGGTGTTCCTGCCGTCGTCGTGCCGCAGGAGCGTCCGTTCGACGAGCAGGCCGACATGGCTCGTGCTCTTGACGACGCCGGCATCGCGCGCAGGCTGACTCTGGGTGCGACCGCTGACGAGGTCGCTGCCGGCATCCGTGAACTCCTCGCCGGGGACGACGAGCGATCGACAGGACGTGCGTGGGCGCGCTGGTGCGTCCACGGCGCTGTTGACCGCGCGGCTGGCGTCATCGAGGCCACTGCGCGCGGGGGCGTCGCTGACCTAGCTGCTGGAACTGACCCCGACGATCTGGAAGGTGCTGTGCGTGGGAGCAGGCACGGCATCGACGATGTTGCGCGCGCAGGTGTCGCAGAGCGAGGCGTCCGCGAAGCCGGCGGCGCGGCGCGTGGAGTCGTCGAGGGCGGCTCCGGCTGGCCAGCCGCTACCGGCGCCGAGGCGCTCGCACTCGGAGATGGGACGCTGCCGTGA
- a CDS encoding glycosyltransferase: MTSLRIAVLATNRNPLSEPFAGGQESLTAALVAGFRRRGHHVVLFAAEGTPADVADEVVTYPALPRFSAVAALDPQLPEKPFLDDHHAFTFAAAELARRDRAGELDVVANHSLHHLPMSLSRAYDAPVVTTLHTPPFPWMELGAALASPASRFVAVSKALAAQWSTVTRQVVANGVDESRFVLGPGAADGRLAWVGRITPEKAPHLAIDAARMAGRRLALVGPVSDAAYFEAEIAPRLGGDVEHLGALRPQEVAKVVGRSDALFVTPAWDEPFGLVAVEGAMCGTPVIALARGGLVEVVRPDMGVLVDVSTNPVVDSSELPAGAVMAAPDDVLVARLASAVTEVDALERAAVRECAVRHFSLDACIDGHLAVLTEAADAARRSQPASGARSVEGHTPLDPLPSDADARRLVIREDMKPPAGVRPGVSAQNGMGSDVADRPLLPGSLSGDSVSGGAQPDATGAMS; this comes from the coding sequence ATGACGTCGCTGCGCATCGCCGTGCTCGCCACGAACCGCAACCCGTTGAGCGAGCCGTTCGCCGGCGGCCAGGAATCGCTGACGGCGGCGCTCGTCGCCGGGTTCCGTCGGCGCGGCCACCACGTCGTGCTGTTCGCGGCCGAGGGGACGCCGGCCGACGTGGCCGACGAGGTCGTGACGTACCCGGCGCTGCCGCGGTTCTCGGCGGTTGCCGCGCTCGACCCGCAGCTGCCGGAGAAGCCGTTTCTCGACGACCATCACGCGTTCACGTTCGCGGCCGCCGAACTGGCGCGCCGGGATCGTGCCGGTGAGCTCGACGTCGTCGCCAACCACAGCCTGCACCACCTGCCGATGTCGCTGTCGCGCGCCTACGACGCGCCGGTCGTCACGACGTTGCACACGCCGCCGTTTCCGTGGATGGAGCTCGGCGCTGCCCTCGCCTCGCCGGCGTCGCGGTTCGTCGCGGTGTCGAAAGCCCTCGCGGCGCAGTGGTCGACGGTGACGCGGCAGGTCGTGGCGAACGGTGTCGACGAGTCGCGTTTCGTCCTCGGGCCGGGTGCTGCCGACGGCCGTCTCGCCTGGGTCGGTCGGATCACGCCGGAGAAGGCGCCGCATCTCGCGATCGATGCGGCGCGGATGGCCGGGCGACGGCTGGCTCTTGTCGGGCCGGTCAGCGATGCCGCGTACTTCGAGGCGGAGATCGCGCCGCGGCTCGGGGGTGACGTCGAGCATCTCGGCGCATTGCGGCCGCAGGAGGTGGCGAAGGTCGTCGGGCGGAGCGACGCGTTGTTCGTCACACCGGCATGGGATGAGCCGTTCGGCCTCGTCGCCGTCGAGGGCGCGATGTGCGGGACGCCTGTCATCGCCCTCGCACGAGGTGGTCTCGTCGAGGTGGTGCGACCGGACATGGGTGTCCTCGTCGACGTGTCGACGAATCCGGTCGTGGATTCGTCTGAGCTCCCGGCAGGAGCCGTGATGGCGGCGCCCGACGACGTGCTGGTCGCCCGACTGGCCTCTGCCGTCACCGAAGTCGACGCTCTCGAGCGCGCGGCGGTGCGCGAGTGCGCCGTCCGCCATTTCTCTCTCGATGCCTGCATCGACGGGCATCTCGCGGTGCTGACGGAGGCGGCTGACGCGGCGCGCCGTTCGCAGCCTGCGTCGGGCGCGCGATCCGTCGAAGGTCACACACCGCTGGACCCGCTCCCGAGCGACGCCGACGCGCGTCGGCTCGTCATCCGTGAGGACATGAAGCCTCCAGCCGGGGTTCGTCCGGGCGTGAGCGCGCAGAACGGCATGGGCAGTGACGTTGCGGACCGTCCGTTGCTCCCGGGGAGCCTTTCGGGCGACAGCGTCTCAGGCGGCGCCCAACCGGACGCGACAGGGGCGATGTCGTGA
- a CDS encoding glycosyltransferase, protein MSERTYPCVTRALTRSRDGSPRPALAGATVIVPARDEEQALAHCLTALERALVEVAHLAPAMTLRACIVLDTCTDDSEAIVRAFAGAAAHRGQFSVEPLVVTAGSVGRARAAGVRCALEWAERDGIDADALWLASTDADTHVPPHWLSAHIATANAGADAYVGTVEPDAALTGARRAEWMERHHLREGHPHVHGANLGVRASAYLRVGGFAPLSLHEDVDLVERLRAEDERLVRAADDARVVTSSRLDGRAVGGFATYLANLRGGVA, encoded by the coding sequence ATGAGCGAGCGCACCTATCCGTGCGTGACACGTGCGCTCACTCGCAGCCGTGACGGTTCGCCTCGCCCTGCTCTCGCCGGCGCCACCGTCATCGTGCCTGCGCGTGACGAAGAGCAGGCGCTTGCGCACTGCCTCACGGCGCTCGAACGAGCGCTCGTCGAGGTTGCTCATCTCGCGCCGGCGATGACGTTACGTGCGTGCATCGTCCTCGACACGTGCACCGACGACAGCGAGGCCATCGTGCGTGCCTTCGCGGGCGCCGCGGCGCACCGCGGGCAGTTCAGCGTGGAGCCGCTCGTCGTCACGGCGGGGAGCGTCGGGCGAGCGCGTGCCGCGGGAGTGCGCTGCGCGCTCGAATGGGCGGAACGTGACGGCATTGATGCCGACGCGCTGTGGCTCGCGTCGACCGACGCCGACACGCACGTCCCGCCGCACTGGCTGAGCGCCCACATCGCGACGGCCAACGCCGGCGCCGACGCGTACGTCGGCACCGTCGAACCGGACGCGGCTCTCACCGGCGCGCGGCGCGCAGAGTGGATGGAACGACACCATCTGCGGGAGGGGCATCCTCACGTGCACGGCGCGAATCTCGGTGTGCGCGCCTCTGCGTACCTGCGGGTCGGCGGGTTCGCGCCGCTGTCGCTGCACGAGGACGTAGACCTCGTCGAGCGGCTGCGCGCCGAGGACGAGCGCCTCGTGCGGGCGGCCGATGACGCGCGCGTCGTCACGTCGAGCCGTCTCGACGGGCGAGCTGTCGGCGGGTTCGCGACGTATCTGGCCAACCTGCGAGGAGGAGTCGCATGA